Proteins co-encoded in one Sebastes umbrosus isolate fSebUmb1 chromosome 20, fSebUmb1.pri, whole genome shotgun sequence genomic window:
- the LOC119479488 gene encoding cytochrome b-c1 complex subunit 2, mitochondrial isoform X2, producing MKGIRGITQLSTRLYAAQAARKVEFTGAAEHVKFQPQDVQVTRLPSGLVIASLENYSPASKIGVFVKAGCRYETPDNQGVTHLLRLASNLTTKGASSFKICRGVEAVGGSLSVTSSRENMIYTVDCLRDDIDTVMEYLINVTTAPEFRPWEVSDLTPRVKMDRAQAAQSAQIGVIEGLHEAAYKNALTNSLYCPDHMVGNIHSGHLHQFVQNNFTSARMALVGLGVDHTVLTQVGEQFLNIRSGAGTTGAKAQYRGGEIRLPGISSLVHSAVVSQSAAAGTGEALAFSVLQHLLGAGLHVKRGSCATSKLVQGVAKATADPFDVSAFNSGYSDSGLFGVYTISQAAAAGDVIKAAVAEVKAVADGGVTAADLTRAKAQLKAHFLMSLETSEGLLEAMGTQALAEGSYCSAEELSKNIDNVSLTDVSNAAKKFVTGKKTMASSGNLIKTPFVDEI from the exons GTGACCAGACTGCCCAGTGGACTGGTGATCGCCTCCCTGGAGAACTATTCCCCAGCCTCCAAGATCGGAGTGTTTGTCAAGGCAGGCTGTCGTTATGAGACCCCTGACAACCAGGGGGTCACCCACCTCCTCCGGCTGGCCTCCAACCTG ACCACTAAAGGAGCTTCATCTTTCAAGATATGCCGTGGTGTTGAGGCAGTGGGAGGCAGCCTGAG TGTGACTTCATCCAGAGAGAACATGATCTACACCGTTGACTGCCTGAGAGATGACAT CGACACAGTGATGGAGTATTTGATCAACGTGACAACAGCCCCAGAGTTCCGGCCATGGGAGGTGTCAGACCTCACGCCCAGAGTGAAGATGGACAGGGCCCAGGCTGCACAGAGCGCTCAAATAG GTGTGATCGAAGGTCTGCATGAAGCTGCGTACAAGAACGCTCTCACTAACTCCCTGTACTGTCCTGACCACATGGTTGGCAACATCCACTCTGGGCAT CTGCACCAGTTTGTCCAGAACAATTTCACAAGCGCAAGAATGGCTCTTGTTGGACTTG GTGTGGACCACACGGTGCTGACGCAAGTTGGGGAGCAGTTCCTCAACATCCGCAGCGGGGCGGGCACCACAGGAGCAAAGGCTCAGTATCGTGGAG GGGAGATTCGTCTGCCCGGCATCAGCAGTCTGGTCCACTCGGCGGTGGTGAGCCAGTCAGCGGCAGCGGGCACCGGCGAGGCTCTGGCCTTCAGCGTGCTGCAGCATTTACTGGGAGCTGGTCTGCATGTCAAGAGGGGCTCATGCGCCACCAGCAAACTGGTCCAGGGTGTTGCCAAGGCAACTGCTGACCCCTTTGAT GTCAGTGCTTTCAACTCGGGCTACTCTGACTCTGGTCTGTTTGGAGTCTACACCATTTCCCAGGCTGCAGCTGCTGGTGAT gTGATTAAGGCCGCTGTTGCCGAGGTGAAGGCTGTTGCTGATGGCGGAGTCACAGCTGCTGACCTCACTCGGGCCAA GGCCCAGCTGAAGGCGCATTTCCTGATGTCTCTGGAGACTTCGGAGGGTTTGCTGGAGGCGATGGGCACTCAGGCTCTGGCCGAGGGATCCTACTGCTCCGCTGAGGAACTCTCCAAAAACATTGACAACGTCTCCTTGACTGATGTCTCCAAC GCTGCCAAGAAATTTGTGACCGGCAAGAAGACTATGGCATCCAGCGGCAACCTCATAAAAACACCCTTCGTGGATGAGATCTAA
- the LOC119479488 gene encoding cytochrome b-c1 complex subunit 2, mitochondrial isoform X1, protein MKGIRGITQLSRRFHVAARTGQSLAQPLAGLKLSPGAAHSYRDVHVTRLPSGLVIASLENYSPASKIGVFVKAGCRYETPDNQGVTHLLRLASNLTTKGASSFKICRGVEAVGGSLSVTSSRENMIYTVDCLRDDIDTVMEYLINVTTAPEFRPWEVSDLTPRVKMDRAQAAQSAQIGVIEGLHEAAYKNALTNSLYCPDHMVGNIHSGHLHQFVQNNFTSARMALVGLGVDHTVLTQVGEQFLNIRSGAGTTGAKAQYRGGEIRLPGISSLVHSAVVSQSAAAGTGEALAFSVLQHLLGAGLHVKRGSCATSKLVQGVAKATADPFDVSAFNSGYSDSGLFGVYTISQAAAAGDVIKAAVAEVKAVADGGVTAADLTRAKAQLKAHFLMSLETSEGLLEAMGTQALAEGSYCSAEELSKNIDNVSLTDVSNAAKKFVTGKKTMASSGNLIKTPFVDEI, encoded by the exons GTGACCAGACTGCCCAGTGGACTGGTGATCGCCTCCCTGGAGAACTATTCCCCAGCCTCCAAGATCGGAGTGTTTGTCAAGGCAGGCTGTCGTTATGAGACCCCTGACAACCAGGGGGTCACCCACCTCCTCCGGCTGGCCTCCAACCTG ACCACTAAAGGAGCTTCATCTTTCAAGATATGCCGTGGTGTTGAGGCAGTGGGAGGCAGCCTGAG TGTGACTTCATCCAGAGAGAACATGATCTACACCGTTGACTGCCTGAGAGATGACAT CGACACAGTGATGGAGTATTTGATCAACGTGACAACAGCCCCAGAGTTCCGGCCATGGGAGGTGTCAGACCTCACGCCCAGAGTGAAGATGGACAGGGCCCAGGCTGCACAGAGCGCTCAAATAG GTGTGATCGAAGGTCTGCATGAAGCTGCGTACAAGAACGCTCTCACTAACTCCCTGTACTGTCCTGACCACATGGTTGGCAACATCCACTCTGGGCAT CTGCACCAGTTTGTCCAGAACAATTTCACAAGCGCAAGAATGGCTCTTGTTGGACTTG GTGTGGACCACACGGTGCTGACGCAAGTTGGGGAGCAGTTCCTCAACATCCGCAGCGGGGCGGGCACCACAGGAGCAAAGGCTCAGTATCGTGGAG GGGAGATTCGTCTGCCCGGCATCAGCAGTCTGGTCCACTCGGCGGTGGTGAGCCAGTCAGCGGCAGCGGGCACCGGCGAGGCTCTGGCCTTCAGCGTGCTGCAGCATTTACTGGGAGCTGGTCTGCATGTCAAGAGGGGCTCATGCGCCACCAGCAAACTGGTCCAGGGTGTTGCCAAGGCAACTGCTGACCCCTTTGAT GTCAGTGCTTTCAACTCGGGCTACTCTGACTCTGGTCTGTTTGGAGTCTACACCATTTCCCAGGCTGCAGCTGCTGGTGAT gTGATTAAGGCCGCTGTTGCCGAGGTGAAGGCTGTTGCTGATGGCGGAGTCACAGCTGCTGACCTCACTCGGGCCAA GGCCCAGCTGAAGGCGCATTTCCTGATGTCTCTGGAGACTTCGGAGGGTTTGCTGGAGGCGATGGGCACTCAGGCTCTGGCCGAGGGATCCTACTGCTCCGCTGAGGAACTCTCCAAAAACATTGACAACGTCTCCTTGACTGATGTCTCCAAC GCTGCCAAGAAATTTGTGACCGGCAAGAAGACTATGGCATCCAGCGGCAACCTCATAAAAACACCCTTCGTGGATGAGATCTAA